The Thioflexithrix psekupsensis genomic interval GTAAAAGTCATGAAATCGCCTTTAGTGTACGCGAGCCATTGCAGGCGATTGGGCGCGAATTGGGGGCGAATGTGAAAATTGTTGAAGTGCCGCCGGGGCCTCCCGTACAAGCTCCGTTGGTGGCGGAGGTGTATGGTTTGGATTATGAAGGACAATTGCGCATGGCGAAAGCAGTGCGGCAAGTATTTGAAAATACAAAAGATATTGTTGATGTGGATGACAGTGTGGAATCGCCTGCGCCTAAATTAATTATCGAGATTGATCAGGCCAAAGCGGCGCGTTTGGGTGTGTCACAACAAACCGCGGTGACTGCGATTAATACGGTATTGCGGGGTGAAGATGTGACTTTTCTTTATGAAAATAATGTGAAATATCCCATTCCCATTCGTTTAACGTTCGCACCCGGTGAAAAGGCTGAAGTGGATCAATTGCAAAATTTGCGCGTGCGCAGTCAAAGCGGCCATTTAATTGCCTTATCTGAATTTGCTCAAGTGCGTTTAAGTCAACGGGAAAATGCGATTTATCATAAAGATTTATTGCCCATTGCTTTTGTCACGGGAGATATGGCGGGTAAATTAGACAGTCCTTTGTACGGTATGTTTGATATTTTTGCCGTCTTAAAAGACAGTCCTATTGAGGGCTATGATTTGCAACAATACTTGTTTCAACAACCTGAAAATCCTTACCGTTATAGCATTAAATGGGATGGAGAATGGCAGGTGACATTTGAAACGTTCCGGGATATGGGCATTGCGTATGCGATTGGGATGATTTTAATTTACTTATTAGTGGTGGCGCAATTCCGTTCTTATCTGGTGCCATTAATTATTATGGCACCGATTCCTTTAACGATTATTGGCGTGATGCCGGGTCATGCGTTATTGGGAGCGCAATTTACGGCGACATCGATGATTGGGATGATTGCATTAGCGGGAATTATTGTGCGCAATTCCATTTTATTGGTTGATTTTATTAACCAACAAGTCGATGAAGGAATGGATTTTGCCGATGCGGTGGTGAATGCCAGCGCAGTGCGGGCAAAACCGATTGTTTTAACGGGATTAGCGGCAATGTTAGGGGCATTTTTTATTCTGGACGATCCGATTTTTAGTGGATTAGCGGTGGCGTTAATTTTCGGAATTTTTGTTTCGACTTTATTAACATTAATCGTGATTCCTGTCATGTACTATGCGTTTACGCGCAAACGGTTCATGAAAAAATCCCCCGCCACTCCCACAGAACCGCCAGCTTCTGCGCCAAAATCTCCCGAGGTGATCGTTGAAGATGATCCGGTGATTCAACAGGAATTCCAACCCTCACATCCGCCTGCTTCGGCTTCGTGAGTTTTGTCCATTTGATTTAGAAATTGCCCGCCTCCCAATGCGTTGCGTTGGGGGGTTGGTTTTTGGAATAAGTCGTTAAATAAAAACATTCAGAATTTTTACTTTTCTACCCAATTTTTCTCACGCTTGACATAACACAAATCCCACACGCCATGTCCCAAACGTTGTCCTCGTTGTTCAAATTTGGTCAAAGGACGATCCACCCGCCAACGCGGCAAAAAACAACGCGGTGCCAGTTTATTTTGAAAACACGCATTCGCTTCTAAAACATTCAGCATTTGATACGCATAATCTTCCCAATCCGTCGCCAAATAAAACTCACCATTCACTTTTAAACGACTGGCAATTAAGGCAACAAAATCAGCTTGAATTAAACGCCGTTTAAGATGTCTTTTTTTCGGCCATGGATCGGGAAATAACACATAAAATCGTTCAATACTATTAGGTGCAATGCAATGGGTTAATATTTTCACGGCATCTTCGGTCATTACACGCACATTCGACAAAGCATCATCACTTAATTGCTGCAACAAACGCCCTGCACCGGGCAAATGAATATCAATCCCCAAAAAATCACATTCAGGATAATGACAAGCAAAATAATGTAACGCATCACCGCGTCCGAAACCGATTTCTATATGTTTAGGCGCGGTGCGTTGAAATTCGGCATTGAGATCAAGAATTTGTTCTTGATAATCAATGCCATATTGCGACCAAAAATGTTGTAAAGCACGTCGTTGGGCATCGGTGGTTCTGCTATTGCGACGCACAAAACTGCGAATTTCACGGATATTTTCCATAAGTAATCAAAAACAAGGTAAAATTAAAAAATTACTCCGTCCGCGCCACCAACAACACCACCGAACGGCCAGATACCGCATAATGATCTTGTTGCGTTAAACGAACCGTTTCTTGTAAAGAAGCCGCAATATCTTCTGGCGCACTTAAATAAGTATCAATAAAACGATACCACGATTGTCGAGAAGGTAAAGGCGGCAATTCAAAAGTTAAATTATCCCAAAACGCATTAATAATTAAGTAATAATGTGCCGCATAATAACCTTCATCAGAACGCAATTGTAACGCTAAAGAACGCGACTCCCAAGACCAATCAGGACAAGATAATTTAACCCCATGCCACTGCACATGAGGAACATGGCGATGATGTTCAGATAAAAATTGATTCTGTTGAAATAATGTTTCATGACGGCGTAAGAGAATTAATTGTTGACAAAAACGCCATAAATCGGCATTTTTTTCGACCAATTGCCAATGAAACCAACTGATTTCATTGTCTTGACAATACGCATTATTATTGCCTAATTGCGTGCGCCCGCATTCATCTCCGGCCACTAACATGGGCGTGCCTTGCGAAAGAAATAACAGGGCTAAAAAATTCTTCATTTGTCGCTGCCGTAATTGTATAATGCGAGTATTAATTGTTTCTCCTTCTTGGCCGCAATTCCAACTGTTATTGTGCGAATCGCCATCTTGATTATTTTCACCATTAGCTTCGTTATATTTTTGATTATAACTGACCAAATCATGAAGAGTAAAACCATCGTGAGAAGTAATAAAATTAATACTGCGCCATGGCGCATGATATAAGTCAGGACTGCCCATCAGGCGATTTTTTAAACCCATAATCTGCCCCCCATCGCCTTTAAGAAAACGTCTAATGTCATCTCTAAAGCGACCATTCCATTCTGCCCAACGTTGTGGGCAAGGAAATTGTCCCACTTGATATAATCCTGCCGCATCCCACGCTTCAGCAATTAACTTAGTTTGTGCCAAAATAGGGTCTTGTGCAATACGCTGAATTAAAGGCGGTAAAGGCAACACTTCTCCCTGCTGACCGCGACAAAGAATAGAGGCTAAATCAAAGCGAAAACCATCAATGTGCATTTCCAATACCCAATAACGCAAACAATCAATAATTAAATCGCTCACGACAGGATGATTGGCATTAATAGTATTGCCACAACCTGAATAATTTAAATAAGCCGTTTTGTCTTTAGTCAGTAAATAATAAACTTCGTTATCAAATCCTTTTAAAGAAAACGTGACACCGTGTTGATCTCCTTCAGCCGTATGGTTAAAAACCACATCTAAAAAAACTTCAATGCCCGCACAATGAAAGGCTTTAACCATACTTTTAAGTTCGTTTAATACCTGTTGTGGATTGTCGGCATAACTCAATTTAGGTGCAAACCAATTAATAGAACTATATCCCCAATAATTCGCTAAAAATGCGCCATTCTGCGGATTGCGGCGTGGATTTTCAGCTTCGTCAAATTCGTGAATGGGTAATAATTCAACCGCGGTCACGCCTAATTGTTGTAAATAGGGGATTTTTTCGGTTAAAGCGGCAAAAGTGCCTGCTTTTGCATTAACCTGCGCGCTGGGGTGTCGGGTGAAGCCGCGCACATGTAATTCATAAATAACGGTTTCGGCATAAGGGCGATGAAGCGGACGATCAGCTTCCCACGCATAATGGTCGGCGACGACCACGCCACGCCGCACGCCGCTGGCAAAAATGCGGCGACGCGAGGCTTGTTGAGGTACAGACCATTCTGGGCGACCTTGAATTAATTTGGCATAAGGATCGAGCAGTAATTGTTCCCGTTCCAAATGCAAAAATGAAGGCGCATGATTCGGGTCATAAGCCACGTGATAAGCATATTCCCAATCAATACCAATGCCTGCTACAAAAACATGCCAAATGTGACCTGTGCGATGAATGCGAGAACGCAAGCGAATTTCACGACGAAATTCAGAACGATATTCTCTAGGGGCAAACAACACTAATGAAACACTGCTGGCCGAACTAGAAAAAACAGCAAAATTAACCCCATTTGGCAATAACGTTGCGCCTAAAGGTAAGGGATAACCCCGCTGAATTTCTAAGTTATAAATAGTATTCATTTTTTATTAAAAAATTGCCTAATAATAAATTAAAATAAACGCCACGATCAAGCCAATGAATGGCGTTAATTTTTCTCAGTATTGGCTTCTACAACCAGTAGAGAAACCACACCTGTTTTAGCCATTTGTTGCAGATGACGAGTTAAACTTTCGGCTTCGTCGTAATCATCGTAAAGTGTGCCGCCGCCCGCCGCCACATACATGTGTAATGCGGCACTCCATTCGACTGTACCTGATTGATCTTGAAGCTGAACACGGTAATAACAGCGCGGTTTTTGTCGATGTTCTGCGGCGATTTCGGGGACGGGTTTTAACTGGGCTTTTTTAGCGGCGCGCTCACCATCACGCCATCCCGTATCCCACCATGAATGTTCTTGAGAATCAGTGGGATAAGGGTTTTTATCTCGACTCATGCCCTGCTTAAATGCGTGCAACCCCATGCGCAAGCGATGTTCTCGAATTTTATCTTCTTCGGTAATGCCTTGTGCAATTTCTAGCATCATTTTGTCTAATAAATCAATTAAATCTTGGCTGCTCCATTGTTTGCGTTTTTCCAATTGAATGGTGGCAATGACATAACGCAAAACTCGCAAAACATGATTAGCAAAATCAATACGCTCTGGTGTGTCTAATTGCAGGCGAGTGTCTATTGAATCTTTTGACATTTTATTATTCCTTATGGCAGGTTAATCGTGGGAAAAAGCAGTGATGGTATTATTTTGTATAAAATAGTATAAATAATGGCTTAAATGAAAATGCTTATTGACGGCTAATGTTTGTTCACAGGTTTGTTCAAAAGTTTTTCCATTTTGCAATGCAGAAAGTAAGGTAAATTCTGCTGGAGATAATCGATGCAATTCGATTAAAAAATTTCGTCTCAAAATTAATAATAAATCCCCCCCTTGCGCCAAATCAACGTGTTTATCGCCTTGATAATGGTCTTGATTCACTTGCCAAATACGTTGAATGGGATAATCAGAAGCCAATAAATGCGCCGATGGATGTAAATGAAAGCGTAATGATGCCGATTGGTCAACAGGAATTTGTGCCAATGCTTCTATTTGAAGAGCATCAGAATCCGCCGCATGAAAAGCACAATGCCACGCCCATTCTAAACGCGCCACATCAGGTAAATAAATCAGTGATTGTGCAGGAGAATAATGGGTAATAAATGTGTTAAAAAACGCACCATATTCGTGTAAATCGCCAGAATAAGACGGATAATGCTGCACATAGTGTTTAGCCATCACGTAAAAAAAACGCTCGCCCACCAATCGTTGCACCACAGGATAAATGCGGCTTAACGCATCGCTTAATAGACCAAAAATACTATTGCGATAAATCATTAATCCATTTGCACTTTCTGCGGTTAAGGCAGAGTCAGAAAAATCATCGGCTTTTTCGACTGAAAAATTCCAGATCAAATCGGCAAAATTTTCTTGTAATTGTTTTAATTCACTGGGTGCGTTCATGATAAATTTTCCGATAATTATCTGCTTTTTCAGCTTCATTAACTAATTGTTTTAATTCAGGAATATCATTATCCCATTCGATAATAGTTGGTATATCACCGAAATAAGTTAAAGCCTTTTGATACCATTCCCAAACGCCATCAGCTACGGTTCGGCTATGGGTATCAATCAGTAATGATTCATGATGATTCTCAAATCCCACCAAATGAAATTCTTTGACCGCATCACTAGGTATTGCCGCTAAATAAGTTTCTGGATTAAATCCATGATTAAACGCATTGACATAGACGTTATTAATATCTAATAAAACACCACAACCTGTTCGTTGCACCAATTCCCGAATAAAAACCCATTCAGGCATCGTAGAAGCCTTAAATTGAATATAACTGGAGACATTTTCAATTAATAGTTGTCGCCCTAAATAATGCTGCACTTGATCAATACGCTGACTTAAATAAGCTAATGTGCTTTCATTATAAGGTAGCGGTAATAATTCGTTAAAAAATCGCTGATTTACAGATGACCATGACAAATGCTCTGACACCAATACAGGCTCAAAACGAGCGATTAATTGTTTTAATTTTTCCAAATGAGAAACGGCGAATTGATCCGTTGAACCCAACGATAAACCCACCCCATGCAGACTCAAAGGATACAATTCACGTAGTCGCGTCAACCAGCGCAGCGTCGCCCCTCCCGCACTGAAATAATTTTCACTGTGGGCTTCCAACCAACCCACCGCTGGCCGCGTTTCTAATAATGCCTGATAATGCACCGAACGCAAACCAATCCCTGCTTTTAATGGAAAAAAAATTGAATTCACTTTGTTTTTGCTCTGTTTTGGCGATAATAATGTTGTACAATTTCCCTTTGAAATTCAGTTTATCATCCCCATATTAACACTGGGCAATTGCCCTTGAGAAATGGCAGACGCTAATCTTAACACTGAGTAAGGAGTATTTTTCTAATGAATCGAGTGGCTAACACATTGATTTCTGGGCTATTATTAACAACTGCGCTGAGTGGCACCGCATGGGCAGATGATGCCAAAAAAGATGCTGTCGAATACCGCCAAAGTGTTTACCAAGTCATCAAAGGGAATTTTGCCCCGATGGCACAAGTGGTTAAAGGCGAAGCCAGTTATGACGCGGACAGCTTTACACTACGTGCCGAGCGCGTAGCCGCATTGAGCAAGATGGCTTTAGAAGGCTTTATTCCAGAAACCGACATGCTCAGTATGGACGTTAAAACGGGCGCAAAACCCAATATTTGGGAAGAATGGGACGATTTCAAAGCCAAAAATGCGGCTTTAGCCACTGAAAGCGAAAAATTATTAGAAGTCGCTAAAACAGGCGATTTAGACAAGATCAAAGCACAGTTTGCTGAAACAGGCAAAACTTGCAAATCTTGTCACGATAAATTCCGCGAGAAATAAACGCAAAATGGGAGGTATTGGGTTAAATAAAAATTATCCCCTATCTCCCATCTTAATGATTCTGCTGCTGACTTTCAATATTAAGTTGTTCATGTCTTTTATTTGACTCTTTTTTAAGAGTAAAAATAATTCTTTTCTCCCCTTCTTTTCTCTTTATTATTCCCTTTATAATTCGGCACTATTGATTCTGTGGTGATACTTCTTATGAGTGAGGTAAAGCCATCAGAGTCTATGGTGTGGTTGAATTTGATAAAAAATACAGTTATATTGACGCGATTTTGTGAGTGGTAATAAAGGAGTGAAATGATGACTGATGAGCAATTAATTGCAGCGTATTTTGCGGATGAATCGAAGTTGTATCAAGATTTTTATCGTAAAGTGGTGTTAAAAGAAGAATGGGATGAGGCTCGGCCAATTGGTAAATTGCCGTCTCTTGAAGAAATGAAGGCGATGGCAACGCAGTGGCTGAAAAATTTGCGTAAGCAAGATGAGGTGCGCGATTTTTTCTGTAAGGTTAAGTTAAGCCGTTTAAAAGGCGGTGAAACGGCGTGTTCGTATTGGAAAAAAACACGCGGCGTTCCCCACGCACAACAAGAATTGGCCATTGCGATTTTTGCCGATATATTTGTTGTGCCAGTGCTTCATCCCACTCATACCACTGTGGTGGTTTCAGCTTTAGTGCTGATGCACACTTTAGATTTTCTGTGTCAGGATTGTGGGGATTAAGGGAGTTTTGAAAATTGGGATAGCACTTGTTAATAAGGTGCTATCCTGAATTATCTGGTATCAATTTGAGAGGTAAATCATGCCGATTGCAGAAGGGGAATTAACACGTCTTTTAGAGCGCGCCACGGTTAGATTTTGGGTAGGAAAAGAAAGTGTCGGGACGGCTTTTTTTATTACCCCTGATTATTTATTAACTGCCTATCATTGTATTGGGGAATATGCAGACAGAAATGAGCTTTATATTAGCAATAGTATTTATGGTAAAAAACGTGTCAGATTAGAAGAGGATAAATGTTTTAGAAATGAAGAAATTGATATTGCGGTTTTAAAATTGTGGAATGAAAAACCCAGTTCTGATTATGTGCCATTGGGTTTGGTGAATATTTTAAATCTTTCCCAATCGGTTGTTGCTTTGGGTTATCCGCAAGATAATTTTATGATTACTGAAGGGAAGCTATTAAGTTTTCCAGAAAAGCATCCAAATATGTTTATTTCGGATTGTTTAAAAGGGCGCGGACAAAGTGGTGGATTGGTTTATCATCATGAAAGTCAACGGGTTGTGGGTTTAGCTTTGCGGGTTTGTGAAGAGGATTATTTGTTAAATAGTGGTTATGTGGGGCGTTTTGATGAATTGTTTAGACATTGGCCACAATTACGTGATTTAAACGCAAAAACTATTCAACATTGGAATAATCGACTGGGTTTGTCTGATAATTCAGTGGTCATTAAAACGGTGATTAAACCTTCTCGCTGGGGATTTTGGCTGGGTTTTGGATTATTATCTGTGTTGATTTTAAATGTGGCTTATTGGGAAACTAAGCAGCCCATAATTGTTGTCAATAATCCAGAACCATCATCCATTTTATCTCAAGCTAAAAATCAACTTGATAAGGCTGAAAAATCATTGTCATTATGCCAATCGGATTTAACAAGCTATAAAAATAATTATAATGGCTTGCAATCTCGCTTTAAACAGCAAGAAACTGCGTTAAATACTTCAAAAGCGGATTTGTCTGCTTGCCAAAATAAGTTGCGAAGTTTGCAGACAGAATTAAAGGTAATGGAAGAAAAATTGGTAAAGGCTGAATCTAAAACATCTTTAATCAAAGACCGCTACCGCGACAACGGCGACGGCACTGTAACCGACACCAAAACCGACACCAAAACCAATCTCCAGTGGATGCGCTGCCTCATTGGACAAGAATGGCAAAATGGACGCTGTCAGGGAGAAGCACAGAAAATGGATTGGGATGAAGCACAGAAACTAAAGATTAGCTTTGCGGGACATAGTGGTTGGCGACTCCCGACGATTGAGGAACTGCGCAGCTTGGTTTACTGTAGCAGCGGAAAGCCTGCTTATTTTCCAAATAACGGCAAAAAGTGTGAGAGTGAGTATCAGCGTCCAACCTTAGTCAAAGAAGCATTTCCTGATGCGCTTGCTGAACACCACTTTGTTTGGTCTAGTTCCCCTGTTGCGGGCAACGAAGGCTACGCGTGGTACGTGGGTTTCAAGCATGGTCATGGCAGCAGCAACTATCGCAACGGCTATGGTCACGTTCGGTTGGTGCGCGGCGGACAGTGATTTGCATTTTTTCTTATTATTTTGTCAGAATCAGAATTTACAGACACAAGGATTTTCAGAATTAATCCGTTCTTAAAATAGTTTTTCTTCAATTCTGGAAATTTTAAAATTCTGGAAATTCTGATTCAGACACAATAAAGATGAATCATTTCATACTTTTTTCATCGGGAGCAATTGTGGGCTGAGTTGAGGTGTCCGTAGTGGTTTCAGAAGGCAAAGGCGCAGGAATAGCTGACTCTGCTTCGGCTGTGGCTTGGGCTTCGCGGGCAAAAAATCGTTGCATATCGTGTGGAATAATATCGCCTAATGGTTTGAAATCGTTATAATTTCTCGCATAAATATCCATTCCATCACACTGATTAAACTGCGCTTGTTTAAATAACGCCCGAAATGCCTCGCGGCGCAATTCCTCACTGACTCCCTGCGAAAAAAACGGTTGCATATCGGTTTGCGGCGTTAAACTGTCTAGGGACGGCATATCCGCGTCTGTGAGCGGTTTTTCCTGCGTGTCTGCTGTCGTCGTCACTTGCGCTGGGGATTTCGTCGTATCCGCAATAATCGGCGGCGTTTCAGAAGAATCCGTAGGGAGTTGTTGCGCGGCGCGTTTGCGCTTTGACCAGCGTTGTAAAAAAGAATCTGAAGTCATAATCTATTTCTCCTCAAGTAGTTAAACAAAAGTAATCTGGTATTCATTACCAAATCGCCTCAGGGCGTAGTTAAATAAAAATATTAAGGTATTAAAAGCGTTCAGAATTTTCACATTTCTACCGCCCCCCTACCCCCCTCCTGCTAGGAGGGGGAAAGAGATGAGGTTATCTTGTTAAATTTTAACCATAAAAATAACCTCTTTCTCCCCCTCCTAGCAGGAGGGGGCTGGGGGGCGGTAGAAATGCAGAAACTATGAACACTTTTAATAGCTGAATATTTTTATTTAACTACTTAAATTCTAAAATAAAATCACTAAAAATAGGGATAAAATCATCTTTATAAAATGACCTTATCCCCTGTTAAAATTAAGCCTTAGAAAAAATTAAGGCGTAACGGTAAAAGTTAATGGCTCTGTACCAAAGAATAATGAACCATCACTCTTGAGAACATAACCAATAAAGAAAGTAAAATCACCCACCAATCCTTGCAATTCCCCTTTAAATAAAGGAATCGCTAAATTAGCACCTAAAGTCACATCGGCTTGCATGGGTTTTAACCCTTCTAAGGTAATGTCCCAAATCGGCCATGTGCCATTTTTCGCATCAAAAACGTAAATGCCTTCCCCTTCTTGGGTGCGGTAAATGCCCACTAAAATCACGTCGGCCAATTCGCCCACATGGCGCGTATCCGTGTTGATCATAAAGGATATTTCTACGGTTTCATTTTGAGATACTTCGCGTGCGGTTTGCTGATCGGCGGCTTTGATAAAAAAGCCTGTGAAATTTGCAGTCGTTTCCAAAATGTCCAAGGATGTATTCACGCCCGTGCCATTACTTGGTGGCGGAGGAAGTTCGCCTTCGACCGTGACCAGCGCGGTACTGCTGTTTTGGCTGCCGGTTTCATTGCTCACTTGTACCCAATAGGTTGTGGTGCGGGTTAAAGCAGGTGTGACAAAATTATTGCTGTCTTCCCCAACAGGAGTTGATGTATCACCTCTTGCGCCCTGATACCAACGGTAACTTAATGGTTCTGACATTTGAGTTTGCGCAGTGGCAGGCCCCACGCGCACCGATAAGGTAGCCGTTTCATTGACTTGAATGGTTTGATTTGCGGGTTGGCGCGTGATCAGGAAATCACGCTGAACGGGACCCCCTTCAACAGTAATGGTCACTTGTTCACTGCTTTGTACACCAGTTGTATTGCTCACTTGCACCCAATATTGAGTGGTTTTTTCCAAAGCGGGGGTTGTGAAGCGGGGAGAATTTTCGCCCACAGGACGGGTGGTGTTGCCGCGTTTACCTTGATACCAACGGTAAACCAACGGTTCAGAAACGTAACTAATCCCCGCCATCGGGCCAATACGCACCGATAAAGTCGCTGTTTCTTGATATTGAATGGTTTGATTGACCGGCGAACGAGTGATAACAAAATCGCGCCGTCCCGGCTCTCCCACCGTCAATACCAAGTCTCCCGATGCACCCATGACTCCAGCCACTTGCAAATAATAGCGGGTTTTCGCCGTGAGACTCATGGTGACTTGTGAGGTCACTTGACTGAAGCTGTCCGTGACATAATTGTCATTACAAGCCAATTGGGTCAATTTTCCGTCTTGCATCGTCCACACGGCCAGCAAGGTGTCATAACGAGAGCCTACCGTATTGATACGTATATTACGCTGATCGACCGTTGGCGTGTATTCAAACCAAACATCATGCCCCAACTCATCCAACGCACAACGCGGAGAGATACCACTAAAATCTGTCCCTACACTGCTTAATTGCACTTGATAAGGCAAAGGTTCTGTGACACTACGCGCCGTATCCACATTGGTATTGGAAACAGGAATTCTAAGACTTAATTGTAAAATAGCACCGCTTCCCGTTTCGGGTAAATAGCGGCCACCCACTTGTAACCAGTAAGTGACTCCGCCTTCTAATTCAGCCCGCAACGCCGCTTGGGAAACAAGACCGTTAGTGCGACTACAAGCAATTTCTCGTGTTGGGGAACTTTGTCCACTCCATATCGTTAAACTGGTGTCGTGGTTAGAGCCAGCGGTGTCAATGGCTAAACTTTGTGTTTGGTTTGGGGTGTAGCGATACCATACACTGCTTTCAATGTCTGGATCGCAACTGGGACGAGGTTCATCTGGGCTTAATGTGGCTGCTGTGACAATTTGTTGGCGTTGATAACTAATGCTAGAACTGGCAGGAATCACCACCGCAGAGAAAAAATTATCATTGGTCAACTGTTGGGCTTGAGCCACGTTTAATACCAAATTTCTACCCGCATCTTGTGGCAAGCTGCTGATATTAAAAAAATAAACCGTATTAGGTTTAGCGGTAAAGCTCAATTGTGCTTGGGGTGAACCTGCACTGTCATCGTTACACGCCACCTCAGACAAAGGGTGTGTATTTCCTTGCCATACCGATAAAATGGTGTCGTAATCTGAATCAATTGTGTCTAAAGTGACTTCGCGCTCTTCAAACGTCACATAACGATACCATACACTTCCCCCCACGCGATCCCCAGAGCAAGAAGGTTTTAATTCACCGGTCTCAAGGGTGGCCGCGGCGACATTAATACGTTCACTAAAAGGTAAGTTATTGATTAAAGTAGCGCGATCGAGATTGTCATGACTGGGTGCGGCCACAGCGTTACTGTAAGCCAAAATCCCGACAATACAACCGACTACAAAAGTTGT includes:
- a CDS encoding immunoglobulin domain-containing protein, whose translation is MINNVLTRWTTFVVGCIVGILAYSNAVAAPSHDNLDRATLINNLPFSERINVAAATLETGELKPSCSGDRVGGSVWYRYVTFEEREVTLDTIDSDYDTILSVWQGNTHPLSEVACNDDSAGSPQAQLSFTAKPNTVYFFNISSLPQDAGRNLVLNVAQAQQLTNDNFFSAVVIPASSSISYQRQQIVTAATLSPDEPRPSCDPDIESSVWYRYTPNQTQSLAIDTAGSNHDTSLTIWSGQSSPTREIACSRTNGLVSQAALRAELEGGVTYWLQVGGRYLPETGSGAILQLSLRIPVSNTNVDTARSVTEPLPYQVQLSSVGTDFSGISPRCALDELGHDVWFEYTPTVDQRNIRINTVGSRYDTLLAVWTMQDGKLTQLACNDNYVTDSFSQVTSQVTMSLTAKTRYYLQVAGVMGASGDLVLTVGEPGRRDFVITRSPVNQTIQYQETATLSVRIGPMAGISYVSEPLVYRWYQGKRGNTTRPVGENSPRFTTPALEKTTQYWVQVSNTTGVQSSEQVTITVEGGPVQRDFLITRQPANQTIQVNETATLSVRVGPATAQTQMSEPLSYRWYQGARGDTSTPVGEDSNNFVTPALTRTTTYWVQVSNETGSQNSSTALVTVEGELPPPPSNGTGVNTSLDILETTANFTGFFIKAADQQTAREVSQNETVEISFMINTDTRHVGELADVILVGIYRTQEGEGIYVFDAKNGTWPIWDITLEGLKPMQADVTLGANLAIPLFKGELQGLVGDFTFFIGYVLKSDGSLFFGTEPLTFTVTP